Proteins encoded in a region of the Halioglobus maricola genome:
- a CDS encoding cation diffusion facilitator family transporter translates to MTSNSAQRAKPAQAARLMRWATYASVSVATCLIGAKLLAWSLSGSVSLLATLVDSGLDALASLINLFAVHHALSPADEEHRFGHGKAEALAGLGQASLILASGCFLLYEAVGRLLAPEPIAAVAAGMWVMVLSIGLTLALLRFQRHVIARTGSTAIQADALHYRTDLLVNGSVLLALVLATWGWVGFDALFALAIGAYILYSAWDILRRAADHLMDRELPDEDRAKIEALVAQHPAIHGFHDLRTRSSGTASFIQLHIELEDELSLLQAHQISVEIEQIIEQAFPGAEVLIHLDPLSVVDVERRQTF, encoded by the coding sequence TTGACGAGCAACTCAGCACAGCGAGCAAAACCTGCCCAGGCAGCGCGGCTGATGCGCTGGGCTACGTATGCGTCGGTGAGTGTGGCCACCTGCCTGATTGGTGCCAAATTGCTCGCCTGGAGCCTCTCCGGGTCGGTTAGCCTGCTGGCGACCCTCGTTGACTCAGGCTTGGATGCGCTGGCATCTCTTATTAACCTCTTCGCTGTTCACCACGCATTGTCTCCCGCTGACGAGGAGCATCGTTTTGGCCACGGCAAGGCAGAAGCGCTGGCTGGCCTTGGCCAGGCTTCGCTGATACTCGCCTCCGGTTGTTTCCTCTTATACGAGGCCGTGGGCCGACTACTTGCGCCGGAACCTATCGCCGCTGTTGCTGCGGGCATGTGGGTGATGGTGCTTTCAATCGGTTTAACCCTCGCTCTTTTAAGGTTTCAGCGGCACGTGATAGCGCGCACTGGCTCCACTGCGATACAGGCGGATGCCCTGCACTACCGTACTGATTTGTTGGTCAACGGCAGTGTATTACTGGCGCTTGTCCTGGCGACCTGGGGTTGGGTGGGCTTCGATGCACTGTTCGCCCTGGCGATCGGAGCCTACATTCTTTACAGCGCCTGGGACATTTTGCGGCGGGCTGCTGATCACCTGATGGATCGGGAGTTGCCAGACGAGGACAGGGCGAAAATCGAAGCTCTGGTAGCGCAGCACCCAGCCATACATGGCTTCCACGATCTGCGCACTCGCAGCTCAGGTACGGCAAGCTTCATTCAGCTACACATCGAGCTTGAAGACGAGTTGAGCCTGCTGCAGGCGCACCAGATCTCTGTGGAAATTGAGCAGATTATTGAGCAAGCGTTTCCCGGCGCGGAAGTGCTTATCCATCTCGACCCCCTGTCAGTGGTCGATGTGGAACGGCGCCAGACCTTTTAG
- a CDS encoding TonB-dependent receptor produces MDIPLQRTAIVLALSALSATALADHIEELVVTANHDSRTIDISDELVISPDVAQLLKKAPGANVNANGPLTGIPQYRGMYGGRIATSLDGAQLAPSGPNWMDPPLSYARNGLLESLEVYRGIAPVSVAQESIGGAIDAKTQRGDFNTGSEFQVDGQLMGSAQSVNSGQQLTGALFAANNTHKLNLAAMLESGDDAEFADGEITPTEYERERYDIGYGLKMGNHSVQLDYGYNDTGDSGTPALPMDIEYIEGDLVDLTYRFALPGALDVTAAVFASDLEHGMTNYHLRQAPTSGMRWRRNVADSDNLGFKLLTTMTDTNGNWIFGLDGFDSTHNSNIENPNADMFFVVNFNDAEREVLGAFLERQHDFSDTWRAEFGLRYNQVGMNADEVDGTPANMMPPAAALRDAFNNADRDQTDRNVDLVAKAWYRASSTTSWYAGLAQKTRSPSYQERYLWLPLEATAGLADGNTYTGNIELDPEVSHQVEFGMDFSNTRLTLAPRIFYSQIDDYIQGTDSELAPAVMFVRMMNMMNGTSNPDPLQFNNVDAVIYGFDMDWAWQVSDQWSVSGIVNYVRGERDDIEDELYRIAPANASVRLGYAAGDWNLGAEGVFYSAQNQVSETNREQETAGYGLLNLSANWQVSQSLQFAAGVDTVFDKGYADHLAGYNRAANPDIAMRERLPGYGTNIFARVSYSF; encoded by the coding sequence ATGGACATTCCCTTGCAACGCACCGCTATTGTTCTGGCCCTGAGCGCTCTCAGTGCCACCGCCCTCGCCGACCACATCGAAGAGCTGGTGGTCACCGCAAATCACGACAGCCGTACCATCGATATCAGCGATGAACTGGTGATCTCGCCAGATGTCGCGCAGCTATTGAAGAAGGCTCCTGGCGCAAACGTGAACGCGAATGGGCCTCTCACTGGAATACCCCAATATCGAGGCATGTACGGCGGCCGTATTGCCACATCCCTGGATGGTGCGCAGTTGGCACCGTCTGGCCCAAACTGGATGGACCCTCCACTCTCCTATGCCCGCAACGGCCTGCTCGAATCACTGGAGGTCTATCGCGGCATCGCACCGGTGAGCGTGGCGCAGGAATCGATCGGCGGCGCCATCGACGCCAAGACCCAGCGCGGCGATTTCAACACCGGTTCCGAGTTTCAGGTAGACGGTCAGCTGATGGGCAGCGCGCAATCGGTGAACAGTGGCCAGCAACTGACTGGCGCCCTGTTTGCGGCCAACAACACTCACAAGTTAAACCTGGCAGCGATGTTGGAGTCTGGCGACGACGCTGAGTTCGCCGACGGCGAGATTACACCGACGGAATACGAGCGCGAACGCTATGACATCGGCTATGGCCTGAAGATGGGCAACCACAGCGTGCAGCTCGACTACGGCTACAACGATACCGGTGACTCGGGCACACCTGCGCTACCCATGGATATCGAATACATAGAAGGCGACCTGGTTGACCTGACCTATCGATTTGCACTACCCGGTGCCCTCGATGTTACGGCGGCCGTTTTTGCGAGTGACCTCGAACACGGCATGACCAACTACCATCTTCGCCAGGCCCCGACCAGCGGCATGCGGTGGCGCCGCAATGTCGCCGACAGCGACAACCTGGGCTTCAAATTGCTGACCACCATGACCGATACAAACGGCAATTGGATCTTTGGCCTGGACGGCTTCGATTCGACACACAACTCCAACATCGAAAACCCCAACGCAGACATGTTTTTCGTAGTGAACTTCAACGATGCGGAGCGTGAAGTACTGGGCGCATTCCTGGAGCGCCAGCACGATTTCAGCGATACCTGGCGCGCCGAATTTGGCCTGCGCTACAACCAGGTGGGCATGAATGCCGACGAAGTCGATGGAACGCCCGCAAATATGATGCCGCCGGCGGCCGCTCTGCGTGATGCATTCAATAACGCGGATCGCGATCAGACCGACCGCAATGTCGATCTCGTGGCGAAGGCCTGGTACAGGGCTTCCAGCACGACTAGTTGGTACGCCGGCCTGGCCCAGAAGACACGATCACCGAGCTATCAGGAGCGCTACTTGTGGCTGCCACTGGAGGCGACTGCGGGCCTGGCGGATGGCAATACCTATACCGGCAATATCGAACTGGACCCGGAAGTCTCTCACCAGGTCGAGTTCGGCATGGATTTCAGCAATACCCGTCTCACCCTTGCACCCAGGATTTTCTACAGCCAGATAGATGACTACATCCAGGGCACGGATAGTGAGCTTGCTCCTGCGGTAATGTTCGTACGCATGATGAATATGATGAACGGCACCAGCAATCCGGACCCGCTACAGTTCAACAACGTCGATGCAGTGATTTACGGGTTCGACATGGACTGGGCATGGCAGGTATCTGATCAGTGGTCGGTCTCGGGCATCGTCAACTATGTACGCGGCGAGCGAGATGACATAGAGGACGAGCTCTATCGTATCGCCCCGGCGAACGCGAGCGTTCGCCTGGGATACGCTGCTGGCGACTGGAACCTGGGCGCTGAAGGCGTGTTCTACAGCGCGCAAAACCAGGTCAGCGAGACAAACCGCGAGCAGGAGACGGCGGGCTATGGACTGCTCAATCTAAGTGCAAATTGGCAGGTAAGCCAGTCACTGCAATTCGCAGCGGGCGTAGACACTGTTTTCGACAAGGGATATGCGGATCATCTGGCAGGCTACAATAGGGCTGCAAACCCTGATATCGCTATGCGCGAACGCCTTCCAGGCTACGGCACCAACATCTTTGCTCGCGTCAGCTATAGCTTTTAG
- a CDS encoding TonB-dependent receptor, which produces MPVIHNRKTLATAVLLASSISAGTSYAQQLEEVIVTAQKRTESLQDIPIAISAYDADNIESMGLFNAQDLGAASPSLQMPIYPTGGNNLALFIRGIGNADSVVLTKDPTVGVYYDGVYAARSTGLLADLSDLERIEVLRGPQGTLYGRNTTAGAINFINSKPTGELGFKQLLGVGDYGSWRSVSHLNLDDMGGFKAKFTAAFSERDGWVDNDGANAMPGLDYTDFYLRETEGYRIALRYDGIESLVVDYSYDYSDMNTAPGYHQYGGPTGGLDAAFNPITDSFRSRLEETRSPTGGQPTAYYLPETETEVEGHNLTVEWALSDSMTLKSITGYREFDDDASQNFTQSFGSAGSLEVWNVTEHEQFSQELQLLGSYDNIQYVAGLYYFEEEGTQTEQQYLDRATVDQFGIIALDLTNFPPTPCSDGSGIGPAVPICSDFTFFYPLYLGEYAVDIENESWAAFGQATWNATERLDLTLGLRYTDDQRDAERTNDGLLWNSFGPGVSDSDLDETDYSVIADYRWTDDISTYAKVTTGFRSGGSSRNGLDFNQAFDKETVTSYELGWKSELFDQSLRLNGAIFYMEIDDIILDYLPDPVNNPQFVEVFNSGEAEISGLELDITWALGDNVMLGAGYAYLDSDINDAIFPDGSDRSDTTELVWAPEHAYTLMADWDIPTSYGNYRLHADYAWQDDQLALANTNFGEVVVEGYGLLNVRVSLSEVQMLGGDFQFALWAKNATDTDDESYAIGATSFTYLAPRMYGAEVIFEY; this is translated from the coding sequence ATGCCCGTCATACATAACCGCAAAACCCTCGCCACCGCCGTTCTGCTCGCCAGCAGCATCAGCGCCGGTACAAGCTATGCGCAACAACTGGAAGAGGTGATAGTCACTGCCCAGAAGCGCACAGAGTCGCTGCAGGATATACCCATCGCAATCTCTGCCTATGATGCGGACAATATTGAGTCCATGGGCTTGTTCAATGCGCAGGATCTGGGTGCCGCATCACCGAGCCTGCAAATGCCGATCTACCCCACGGGCGGCAACAATCTGGCCTTGTTTATCCGCGGTATCGGCAACGCCGACTCCGTGGTGCTCACCAAAGACCCAACCGTGGGGGTCTACTACGACGGCGTTTACGCTGCTCGATCCACCGGCCTTCTGGCCGATTTGTCTGACCTCGAGCGTATCGAGGTTTTACGTGGCCCCCAGGGCACGCTGTATGGCCGTAATACCACGGCGGGTGCGATAAATTTCATTAACTCCAAGCCCACAGGAGAATTGGGCTTCAAGCAGTTGCTAGGCGTGGGTGATTACGGCAGCTGGCGTTCCGTCAGCCACCTGAATCTCGATGACATGGGCGGATTCAAGGCCAAGTTTACCGCGGCGTTCTCAGAGCGAGATGGCTGGGTAGACAACGACGGTGCGAATGCGATGCCTGGCTTGGACTACACGGACTTTTATCTGCGCGAGACCGAGGGCTATCGTATTGCCCTGCGCTATGACGGTATCGAAAGCCTGGTCGTCGATTACAGCTATGACTACTCCGACATGAATACTGCGCCAGGTTATCATCAGTACGGCGGCCCAACGGGCGGCCTCGACGCAGCGTTTAATCCGATTACCGACAGTTTCCGCAGCCGTCTGGAGGAAACCCGCAGCCCGACGGGCGGCCAGCCAACGGCCTATTACCTGCCGGAGACTGAGACCGAGGTAGAGGGCCATAACCTGACCGTCGAGTGGGCGTTGAGCGACAGCATGACGCTGAAGTCCATTACTGGCTATCGCGAGTTTGACGACGACGCTTCGCAGAACTTTACCCAGTCCTTCGGCAGCGCCGGCTCCCTGGAAGTCTGGAATGTTACCGAGCACGAGCAATTCTCTCAGGAGCTTCAACTGCTGGGCAGCTATGACAATATTCAATATGTCGCAGGTCTCTACTACTTCGAAGAAGAGGGTACCCAGACTGAACAGCAATACCTGGACCGCGCTACCGTCGACCAGTTTGGGATCATTGCTCTGGACCTGACCAACTTCCCGCCCACGCCCTGTAGTGATGGCAGCGGAATTGGTCCTGCAGTACCGATCTGTTCCGACTTCACATTCTTCTATCCGCTATACCTTGGCGAATATGCTGTGGACATCGAAAACGAATCCTGGGCGGCATTTGGCCAGGCCACCTGGAATGCGACCGAGCGGCTGGACCTGACGCTTGGCCTTCGCTACACCGATGACCAGCGCGATGCAGAGCGCACTAACGACGGCTTATTGTGGAATTCATTTGGCCCCGGCGTCTCCGATTCTGATCTCGATGAGACGGACTACAGTGTTATCGCGGACTACCGTTGGACCGACGACATATCGACTTACGCGAAAGTGACTACCGGTTTTCGTTCCGGCGGTTCCAGCCGTAACGGGCTGGATTTCAATCAGGCCTTCGACAAGGAAACGGTGACGTCGTATGAGCTCGGCTGGAAGAGTGAGCTGTTTGACCAGAGCCTGCGCCTGAACGGTGCGATTTTCTATATGGAGATCGATGACATTATTCTCGACTACCTGCCTGATCCAGTAAACAACCCCCAGTTTGTGGAGGTGTTCAATTCAGGCGAGGCTGAAATTTCAGGCCTTGAGCTCGATATTACCTGGGCTCTAGGTGATAACGTCATGCTTGGCGCTGGCTATGCCTACCTGGATTCGGATATCAACGATGCGATCTTCCCCGACGGCTCCGATCGCTCCGACACCACTGAACTGGTCTGGGCGCCTGAGCACGCCTACACCCTGATGGCAGATTGGGATATACCTACCAGCTACGGTAACTATCGCCTGCATGCTGACTACGCCTGGCAGGACGACCAGTTGGCCCTGGCCAATACCAACTTTGGTGAAGTCGTCGTTGAAGGTTACGGCTTGCTGAATGTCCGCGTGAGCCTGTCTGAAGTGCAGATGCTGGGCGGTGATTTCCAGTTCGCCCTTTGGGCCAAGAATGCCACCGACACCGATGACGAGAGCTACGCTATTGGCGCGACGTCCTTCACCTATCTTGCGCCGCGAATGTACGGCGCCGAGGTGATTTTCGAGTACTGA
- a CDS encoding radical SAM/SPASM domain-containing protein produces the protein MNVPERLIDVELTNRCNALCSFCPRDETPDQGFMPFDTFTQVVARVKELEIFPRISLTGQGESLLHPQVEAFIRYATDQGVEVLMTTNANLLTPALSRTLLEAGLKGICFSISDTEEDYELVYNLDFETTRTNIFSFLELAREYPEREVESAVSIVVHDLNEHKVEQYSEFWRAAGIGEIFRFEQNNRGGACDNGHYFTESDRYVQQAKDILAKRKVTSLCSAPFYFVFIGWSGQYYICCSDYRKTDPLGSVFDYSIDAMDQIKLEAFARRPQACAECNVDPVNGVREKLFEIENGEAETADLNRFLKQQRMFYQPRLPKELDPLAWEESLPSGIIAREG, from the coding sequence GTGAATGTCCCCGAACGTCTTATTGACGTTGAACTAACTAACCGCTGTAACGCCCTTTGCAGTTTCTGTCCTCGAGACGAAACACCGGATCAGGGCTTCATGCCTTTTGACACTTTCACGCAGGTGGTTGCCCGGGTCAAGGAACTGGAGATTTTCCCACGTATTTCGCTTACAGGACAAGGAGAGTCTCTGCTCCACCCTCAGGTTGAAGCGTTTATTCGCTATGCGACAGATCAGGGTGTCGAGGTCCTGATGACGACCAACGCTAACCTGCTCACGCCTGCATTGTCGCGCACCCTTCTGGAAGCTGGATTGAAAGGGATCTGCTTCAGTATTTCCGACACAGAAGAAGACTACGAATTAGTTTACAACCTCGATTTCGAAACCACACGAACCAACATATTTTCCTTTCTGGAACTGGCCCGGGAATACCCCGAGCGCGAGGTTGAATCGGCGGTGAGCATCGTTGTCCATGATCTCAACGAACACAAAGTCGAGCAATATAGCGAGTTTTGGCGTGCAGCCGGGATAGGCGAGATATTCAGATTTGAGCAAAACAATCGCGGTGGCGCCTGCGACAACGGCCACTACTTTACCGAGAGTGACCGCTACGTTCAGCAGGCGAAAGACATTCTCGCCAAACGCAAAGTGACAAGCCTGTGCTCCGCTCCCTTCTACTTTGTTTTTATTGGTTGGAGTGGCCAGTACTATATCTGCTGCAGCGACTACCGCAAGACAGACCCTCTGGGCTCCGTGTTCGATTACAGTATCGATGCCATGGATCAGATCAAATTGGAAGCCTTTGCACGCAGGCCTCAGGCCTGTGCAGAGTGCAACGTCGATCCGGTTAACGGGGTGCGTGAAAAGCTGTTCGAAATTGAAAATGGCGAGGCCGAAACTGCTGACCTCAACCGTTTTCTAAAGCAACAGCGGATGTTCTACCAACCTCGCCTGCCCAAGGAGCTGGACCCCCTTGCCTGGGAAGAGAGCCTGCCCTCGGGCATTATCGCTCGCGAGGGCTGA
- a CDS encoding sel1 repeat family protein: MKITTELSQGIRAFNKRHYEEAFRLLEPLAEAGELRAQLILARLYYAGNGVEKSDSRYHYWLQKSADSGDKSSRARVKKLHRQGKLS; the protein is encoded by the coding sequence ATGAAGATAACGACAGAGCTCTCCCAGGGTATTCGGGCGTTCAACAAAAGACACTATGAAGAAGCCTTTCGCTTGCTGGAACCGCTAGCGGAAGCGGGGGAACTGCGTGCCCAGCTGATTCTGGCCAGGCTCTATTACGCCGGAAACGGTGTGGAGAAGAGCGATTCGCGGTATCACTACTGGTTGCAGAAGTCGGCCGATAGTGGCGACAAGTCGTCTCGCGCCCGGGTCAAGAAGTTACACAGGCAGGGGAAGCTCTCTTGA
- a CDS encoding phytanoyl-CoA dioxygenase family protein, with amino-acid sequence MILSPQQCRFFEIFGFLTLPGLFRDEQEQMSRAFDALFEERQEEVVEWVHETHDNRMRRIVTDATDKSDYFRGLLNDPRICGVASGLLGEGYVYRGSDCSIYDCGTRYHRDAYGANLSFDNIKMALYLEPLSEQTGAVRVIPGSHHQGGKFTQNLNKHLETGFQDLGLSTEEVPATVLACEPGDLLLWNYRLMHATSYGGNARRMLALEFSERYERDDIVELDA; translated from the coding sequence TTGATTCTGTCACCGCAACAGTGTCGTTTCTTTGAGATCTTCGGATTTCTAACGCTGCCCGGACTGTTCCGCGATGAGCAGGAACAGATGTCTCGAGCCTTCGATGCGCTCTTTGAGGAGCGCCAGGAAGAGGTTGTGGAGTGGGTGCACGAGACCCACGATAACCGGATGAGACGTATCGTCACTGATGCGACCGACAAGAGCGACTATTTCCGAGGGTTATTGAACGACCCGCGAATCTGTGGCGTTGCATCCGGCTTGCTCGGGGAAGGCTACGTGTATCGCGGTAGTGACTGCAGTATCTACGACTGTGGCACGCGATACCATCGCGATGCCTACGGCGCAAACCTCTCCTTCGATAACATCAAGATGGCTCTGTATCTCGAGCCCTTGAGTGAGCAGACTGGCGCGGTTCGGGTGATTCCGGGGAGTCATCACCAGGGTGGAAAGTTTACGCAGAACCTCAACAAGCATCTGGAAACAGGTTTTCAGGATCTTGGTCTGAGCACGGAAGAGGTACCGGCTACTGTCTTGGCTTGTGAGCCGGGTGATCTTCTGCTGTGGAATTATCGCTTGATGCATGCCACCAGTTACGGTGGGAATGCCCGCCGCATGCTGGCGCTGGAATTCTCCGAGCGTTATGAGCGCGATGATATAGTGGAACTTGACGCCTAG
- a CDS encoding aromatic ring-hydroxylating oxygenase subunit alpha: MSVSDIYSTVDTLSARFDGKANGPAPCSLRIPVTNYTDPSRFERERLQLFQKMPILLAHESQIPEPGDSLVQDWLGVPLITIRDKNGGIATFFNVCRHRGMRLVQDEGQTNLRSLVCPYHQWTYGLDGELRNIPRCESFVDIAKEDNGLVPVATEVRNGLIWIQVRGEMDIDAHLAELGPEFDFFQLGQFHFCQQSVRDVPASWKLIQDAFLDGYHVTRLHKNTVGPFFPDALAETSLTGLHLRNAVARNEIEEAVGTPARELEDIRRHATFSYTTFPNAVLVMQPDYISVICLFPQAPDRTLFVHSMLVPEPPSSDEQREHFERSFRLIDEGVFAAEDIFVAVGAQQGFNCGANETLLFGGLEEAAAQFHQLIDEQLARN; the protein is encoded by the coding sequence ATGAGTGTTTCCGACATCTACTCCACGGTGGACACCCTGTCAGCGCGTTTCGATGGCAAGGCCAACGGACCAGCACCCTGTAGTTTGCGTATTCCTGTGACCAACTATACAGATCCCTCGAGGTTCGAACGCGAGCGGCTGCAGTTGTTTCAGAAAATGCCCATCCTGCTAGCCCACGAGAGCCAGATTCCCGAGCCTGGCGACAGTCTTGTGCAGGACTGGCTGGGCGTACCGCTGATAACAATCCGCGACAAGAACGGCGGCATCGCCACATTTTTTAACGTGTGCCGTCATCGCGGCATGCGTCTGGTCCAGGACGAGGGCCAGACCAACTTGCGCTCTCTGGTATGCCCATACCATCAGTGGACTTACGGTTTGGATGGCGAGCTCCGCAATATCCCACGCTGCGAGAGTTTTGTTGATATCGCAAAGGAAGATAACGGCCTGGTACCTGTGGCTACCGAGGTACGCAACGGTCTCATCTGGATACAAGTGCGAGGCGAAATGGACATCGATGCGCACCTCGCAGAACTGGGGCCGGAGTTTGATTTCTTTCAGTTGGGCCAGTTTCATTTTTGCCAGCAGAGTGTGCGCGATGTTCCCGCGAGCTGGAAACTGATTCAGGACGCGTTCCTCGACGGCTACCACGTTACCCGACTGCACAAAAATACGGTGGGGCCCTTCTTCCCCGACGCACTCGCGGAGACAAGTCTTACAGGTTTACACTTGCGCAATGCGGTTGCGCGCAATGAAATAGAGGAAGCCGTCGGCACACCTGCGCGGGAACTGGAAGACATACGCCGGCATGCCACCTTCTCCTACACAACTTTCCCCAACGCGGTGCTGGTCATGCAACCTGATTACATCAGCGTCATTTGCCTGTTCCCACAGGCGCCGGACCGCACTCTTTTTGTTCATTCGATGCTGGTGCCTGAGCCACCGAGCTCAGACGAACAACGTGAACATTTCGAGCGCTCTTTCCGGCTCATAGACGAGGGGGTCTTCGCGGCAGAGGATATTTTTGTGGCAGTGGGTGCCCAGCAAGGATTCAACTGCGGGGCAAATGAGACTCTGCTCTTCGGTGGTCTGGAGGAAGCAGCCGCACAATTCCACCAGCTGATCGATGAGCAACTGGCCCGCAACTAG
- a CDS encoding iron-containing alcohol dehydrogenase — protein MQAFEFNTVGRIVSGGGTALALAAECERLGVSRVLLVTDPGLVALGLPDAPVQALRHAGVAVEVFDQVREDPPEETVLEAAALARRVGVDGVLGFGGGSSLDVAKLVAVLAGGEQNLADLYGVGMVTGARLPLILVPTTAGTGSEATPVAVVTTGETTKAGVSSPLLLPDVALLDANLTLGLPPAVTAMTGIDAMVHAIEAYTSRNLKNPLSDNLARQALALLARNIRTAVSEGSNQSAREAMLLGACLAGQAFANAPVAAVHALAYPLGGHFHIPHGLSNSLVLPAVLEFNAPSASALYAELAEIVIGEPVAGSDTARTSALIDYLRQLIDEVGLPATLADAGVGVDALELLAQDAMLQQRLLVNNPRDVSYDDALAIYRAAHGETS, from the coding sequence ATGCAGGCATTTGAATTCAATACAGTGGGACGCATTGTTAGCGGCGGTGGGACGGCGTTAGCGCTGGCTGCCGAGTGCGAACGGCTGGGCGTCTCTCGCGTTTTGCTGGTGACGGATCCTGGTCTGGTGGCGCTTGGTTTGCCTGACGCGCCGGTTCAAGCGCTTCGACATGCGGGCGTTGCTGTCGAGGTATTCGATCAGGTGCGAGAGGACCCCCCCGAGGAGACCGTCCTCGAGGCTGCTGCATTGGCGCGCAGGGTTGGAGTGGACGGCGTGCTTGGTTTTGGTGGAGGCAGTTCTCTGGATGTCGCCAAGCTGGTGGCAGTGCTCGCCGGTGGTGAGCAGAACCTGGCTGACCTTTACGGTGTGGGCATGGTCACCGGCGCACGGCTGCCTTTGATTTTGGTGCCCACTACCGCAGGCACAGGTTCGGAGGCGACCCCGGTTGCGGTGGTGACGACAGGCGAGACCACCAAAGCAGGGGTATCTTCGCCCTTACTGCTGCCTGACGTGGCACTGCTGGATGCCAATCTCACCCTGGGGTTGCCCCCCGCTGTTACTGCCATGACCGGCATTGATGCGATGGTCCACGCTATCGAGGCATATACGTCTCGCAATCTCAAAAACCCGTTGTCTGATAATCTGGCACGACAGGCGTTGGCTCTGTTAGCGCGAAATATTCGTACGGCCGTCAGCGAGGGCAGTAATCAGTCTGCACGCGAAGCGATGTTGCTGGGGGCGTGTCTTGCCGGTCAGGCGTTTGCCAACGCTCCTGTGGCAGCAGTGCACGCTCTGGCCTATCCATTGGGTGGGCACTTCCACATTCCCCATGGTTTGAGCAATTCACTGGTCCTGCCCGCGGTGCTTGAATTCAACGCGCCGTCGGCTAGCGCGCTCTACGCTGAGCTGGCAGAGATCGTCATCGGCGAGCCTGTTGCGGGGAGTGATACCGCCAGGACCTCCGCGCTGATTGACTACCTGCGTCAGCTGATCGACGAGGTCGGATTGCCTGCCACCCTGGCCGATGCCGGTGTCGGGGTAGATGCACTGGAACTGTTGGCACAAGATGCCATGTTGCAGCAGCGTCTGCTCGTCAATAATCCACGCGATGTCAGCTACGATGACGCTCTGGCTATTTATCGTGCTGCCCATGGAGAGACTTCATGA
- a CDS encoding acyl-CoA thioesterase, which produces MSRDAIPQRSDYKVFYPIGTRWADNDIYGHVNNVTYYAYFDTAANRYLIEEGGLDITAGDIVGYVVNSGCQYHAPVAYPDELEAGIRVDKLGNSSVRYGIAIFRKDESTAVANGHFVHVFVDRAADSSVPIPSQLRRALERIVV; this is translated from the coding sequence ATGAGCAGGGACGCTATTCCCCAGCGCAGTGACTACAAAGTGTTTTATCCAATCGGTACGCGCTGGGCAGACAACGACATCTATGGCCATGTCAACAATGTTACCTATTATGCGTACTTTGATACCGCGGCGAACCGCTACCTGATTGAAGAGGGCGGCCTGGATATAACCGCCGGCGATATTGTTGGCTATGTGGTTAATTCGGGGTGTCAGTATCACGCACCGGTTGCCTACCCGGATGAATTGGAAGCCGGGATTCGCGTGGACAAGCTCGGCAATAGCTCGGTGCGCTACGGAATCGCCATCTTCAGAAAAGATGAGTCGACGGCAGTGGCCAACGGCCATTTCGTACACGTTTTTGTAGACCGCGCAGCCGATAGCTCGGTGCCGATCCCGTCGCAGTTGCGTCGGGCCCTCGAGCGCATAGTCGTCTAG